Part of the Ornithorhynchus anatinus isolate Pmale09 chromosome X3, mOrnAna1.pri.v4, whole genome shotgun sequence genome, cttagaacagtggtgggcacatagtaagcgcttaaccaataccatcatcgttattattatctaccccgggcgcttaggacattgcctggcacgtagtaaacgcctaataaatgtcattgaaaaGGTCTCGGGGCGGCCTTTGGCGGGGCCCTGCGGGGCCTTACCGGGCtcgggaggacgaggacgaggaggggaCTCAGGTCCTGGCGGCCACTACGCTCCCAAACGAGCCTCACCTCCTTCTAAAgggcggtggcggggaggagcaaagaggagGCGGGGTTTGGCCGGAGCCCAAAGTGTCCGGGGCTATGGACTGGACGCTCCCCGCCcccaagttaatcatgttggtatttgttaagcgcttcctatgtgcagagcactgttctaagcgctgggggagacacaggggaatcagcttgtcccacgtggggctcacagtcttcatatattttcattaccttatttattttgttaatgaaatggacatcgcctcgattctatttagttgccatggtttttacgagatgttcttcccctcgactctatttattgccatcgttctcgtccgtccgtctcccccgattagaccgtaagcccgtcaaacggcagggaccgtctctatctgttgccgacttgttcattccaagcgtttagtacagtgctctgcacatagtaagcgctcaataaatactattgaatgaatgaatccccattttacagatgaggtcactgaggcccagagaagtgaagtaataataatgttggtatttgttaagcccttactatgtgcagagcactgttctaagcgctggggtagatacagtgtaatcaggttgccccacgtgaggctcacagtcttcttccccattttacagatgagggaactgaggtacagagaagtgaagtgacttgcccacagtcacacagctgacaagtggcagagctgggattcgaactcatgacccctgactccaaagcccgggctctttccactgagccacgaaattcTTCTCCCAGAGCGGCCTAGTGGCTACAAGCCGGGCCTGGacctccgaaggacctgggttctaattccccctcctccatgtgtcagctgggtgaccttgggtaaatcacttcactgaataatgatggtattcaatcattcattcaatcgtattgattgagcgcttactatgtgcagagcactgggctaagcgctgggaacggacaattgggcagcagagagagaccatccctgcccagtgacgggctcgcggtctaatcgggggagacggacggcagagcaaaagagaacaaaacaaaaacaagataacatcatcaagatcgatagaatcaaggagatgtacacctcattgacaatataaatagggtaataaataatatatacaaatgagcacagtgctgaggggaggagaaaagagaaagggggaggagcagaggttggggggaggggataataataataataatgttggtattagttaagcgcttactatgtgcagagcactgttctcagcgctgggggagacatgggggaatgaggttgtcccacctggggctcacggtcttcatccccattttacagatgaggtcactgaggcacagagaagtgaagggacttgcccacagtcacacagctgacgaatggcagagccggaattcgaacccatgaccactgactcccaagcccgggctctttcccagcgcttagaacagtgctgggctcatagtaagcgcttaacaaatgctattattgctattattattgctagtaataatggtggtatttgttaagcacttactatgtgtaaagcactgttctaagtgctggggtaatacaaggtgatcaggttgtcccacgtggggctcacagtcttcattcccgttttatagatgaggtaactgaggcccagagaagttaagtgacttgaccaaagtcacacagctgattagtggcggagcagggattagaacccatgacctcggacttccaagcccaggctctttccactcactacgcagatacaaggtaatccggttgtcccacatggggttcacagttcttacccattttacaaattaggtaactgaggcacagagaagttaagtgatttgcccaagatcagacagcagacaaggggcagaactgggatttgaaccctcttcctctgactctgtagcctgggctcttgccactaggccacgctgcttctctgggcctcagttccctcatctgtaaaatggggattcaatattattattattatggtatttgttaagcgcttgctatctgccaagcactgttttaagctctctctcccacttggactgtgagctggttgtggacaggggttgtcactctttactgctggtattgtacttttccaagcgcatagtacagtgatctgcacgcagtaagggcttaataaatacgattgaatgaattgaatgaatgaatatgggacaaggactgtttaacagacctgattaatttgtatttaatgccagcacttataacagtgtttggcacatagtaagcactttacaaatactataattcatttaatagtatttattgagcgcttactatgtgcagagcactgtactaatcgcctggaatgtacaaatcggcaacagatagagatagagacagtccctgcccattgacgggcttacagtctaatcgataataatataatgataagtactattattattaatagagaggCCACCATTATAGCCAGGAtttcccaaactggaaggagctgaGAGCTAAggcagctaacaataataattattattatggcatttgttaagcacttactatgtgccaggcactgtacaaagtactggggtgggtacatgtAGATAggataggacacaatccctgtcccacatggggctcacagtctcattgcccatttttcagagggaaatgaggcccagagaagtgaagcaacttgcccaagttcccacaacagacaagtggcagagctgggattagaactcataaccttcttaGGACGATGtggggagattaatcaggaaatgaCCTCAGAAGGACCAACAGGAGAGAATTTTTGCATTTCCCTTGATAACCCATTACAATTTCTTTTCTGTAACCCTAAATCCCTCTTGCTTGATTAAAGACTGctgctcctccatcttctcctccatctTTAGTGGACCTCACTTCATAGCAACTGGTCCTTCTGTCTGTCTTCAGCAAGCCCAAGCCCCAACGAGGTtgggacatcattcattcattcagtcgtattcattgagtgcttactgtgtgcagaacactgtactaagcccttaggagagtacagtaaaacaatgaatagacacattcacttCTCTATCTATGGCTTATGGTCTTAAACTCTCTTAATGGCTTGTGCTAGAGCAAGAGAGTTTAGCCCATCTTGGATTTCTTTCCTGTTCGATGAGCTATCAGATCTTTTTTCACGATGAtcaatctgtgggcagggaatgcatttattattattttgtactctcccaagtgcttactacagtgttctgcacacagtaagtgctaaataaatacgactgaatgaacaacttTCCATGTCTCTGGTGGaaatgtttttcattcattttctccATTGTAGCACTACTGTAATAGCTCTTTTTTTTAGTTTGACCCGGTTCTTCCCACAAACACaagccagagtggggagagagtttggGATAAGATTATACATAACACACATTCTGCTGGAAATTCACAGGGAAgttgtatggcctagtgaaaaagggCACAGGTTCAAGGGgaactgtattctaatcccagccctctctgctgtgtgagcttgggtaagtcacttactttctctgagcctcagtttcctcatctggaaaatggaattcaAAATTTGCCCTTCctgctactagactgtgagccccaggtggaacggggattgtgtccagcctgattaccttatttctaccccagtgcttagtatagcacttggcacattaagtgcctaacaaatgttacaattatCATCATGGTCTCTATACCAGTTTATACAGCAGCCCCCTATTATCATCAAATTCTGCTTATCACAGGCTCACCTGCACTGAGTACTGTGTTCAACATGTTAAACATGTTACTGGCCTTTGTGAGCTCAGAATGTTAAACAGGCATTATTTTCATAAAGTATACAGGTTAGAGATTGTGCCTTTTGCATCGCTGGGATGGGTcaggaagaagcagcattggtAAGAAATGAGGAGTAGAGCTGTTACATATTATAGAAGTAGAATGGTCCATTCTGCAACTGGACTACAGAGAAAATTTCTCCACCCTCCctatcagtgtggcctaattagACTGGGGCTAAttccaggggctgggagtcagaaggaactgggttctaattctggctcctccccttatctgctgggtgatcttgggggagtcactaacttctctgggcctcctaccttatctgtaaaatggatatcaagactatgaactccatgtgggacagggattgtgtccaacccaatttgcttgtatccacagcaGGGCTTAGTACTCTCCTGGcacataggcccatgctctatccactaggccatgcagctctgGTTGGCAGATGAGCTGTCACTGTGGAAAGGATCTGGGGGTTGTGCTACTGACCCAAAAATCTAGTCCTAAAATCCGAGACAACTCCTCCCCATATTGCGGTTTCCAGGGAGGTGGCCAGGCAGAAGGGAATTCTcatgggaaaggagggcttctggCTTCAAGCACGGTCCGGCCTCTCTTTCTGGATGTCCTATGAGATAGAACTCTATGAAAGAAGATTAAAGCAGGAAGAAAAAGCCAGCCCTATTTACCACACTGCCCTGGTACCGAGGAAGGATCCTGAAATGACTCCGGTCTCAGTTTGTCAGTGAAATGGGCTCATAGCTTGTCAGTTGTGAAGGAAAAGCTGGTGTGGGGAAAGAGGCTGGATgagtaggaggagggaaggaaaaaaaagagtcagCTCGGAGGGGAGGAagtaggaaagaagggaaaaggagacaaGAAACACATGGGAGAGGCAGAAAAATCATGGGACCATTGCTTTCTCTTGAGGGTTTATAGAATTTATTTagttcttaataaaaataatacagaTCCTTATGTAAACCAGTATTCAAATCAAAATCTGAGTTTCAAAAAATTTCTTCCCATGTCTTAAGAAATGGATGCTTGGGATAGAGATGTAAGCGCGTGTTCTGAACATTCAAGGACCTTGTTAAATTCCACATTGCACTTCTGTTCAAATAAAATTTAAGAGTCCTTTGCTTTATAAGCTCATCCCAGGCATTTATTGCAGACAGCAGATCTCAGGTTGCACTATGGTAAAGATGTTCCTGTCTCTAGGTGAAGAAATATGTGGGAACTAATAGACTGCAAATGAAACAGCCTTGGGCAGTGAGCAGATGCGTACTAATGAACTCTGGATCTACATTTGGGTGAATTTTGACCCTCACACCTCCACCCCACACAACACGACtcacattttcatttattcaacacTTTACCAATCGTTCTATTTCTGGATTATTTCCATTTAGGTAAGGCAATTTGTGATTGCAGATATATCGGGGTACGGCTTTCTGAGAGCTGGAAGCTGATCGGGGAGAAGGATTTTATAGCGGTGCCTGCATCTCTCTATGGGGAACAGACCCTGCCACAGAATAGGATGCTCTTTGTTTGATTGTGCCtgataaagaaaaggaaaggatggtCAGCGAAGAATCTGGGTGACCTCATTGCACATCGCACCATCATGATGGCTCCAGTGGCAGCTGCTGCCTCTGTGCCTTCCTCATTGACCTCCACAAAGGACTGGTGCACGACTGTGGACAGGGCCAGATCTCCTCTGCTGGACATGCCGGTGAAATCGGCCCTGCCTTCTTCAAAGGCATCACTCATGCCCAAACGGATAAGGACAGACTTCAAGTCGTAGTTCTCTTGCAGTTTGAACCTGGGAAGGAAAACCTCCACCTCGGTACTGTCCATCATGTCCGGGTTGGTCCAATCCGCAAATTTCTCATAGGAAAGTTCCTTTTCCACCTGGGAACAAGAGTTGCTCAGCATTAGGTCTGGGAGATAGCTCAGCTGGGCACAGTTACCCTAGCTCCTCCatgccctccatcccctcccctgatGGTTGACTGGCAGGAGCAGAACAAGAGAAGTTCAGCTTGGACACTGGGTCCATacttctccactcctccagaTTTATCCTCCTTTATCTGCTTggacagagaataatgatgatggtggtatttgttaagcacttactattaagcacttactatgtgtcaagcgctgttctaagcgctggagtagatacaaactaatcaggctggacacagtccctgtcccacatgggattcaccgtctcaatccccattttacaaatgaggtaactgaggctcagaaaagtgaaatgacctgcccaaggtacagagcagacaaggggcagagccgggattagaacccaggtccttctgactcccaggcctgtgctctatccactagaccacgctgcttctccgctgttTAAGacagtgagtgccatgtgggacacgggctgtgtccaacctgattggcttgtatctaccccagtgcttagtacagtgcctggcacatagtaagtgcctaaatactgtaaataaaagtaaataaaaataacaatagtaattattagagtgctctggacaGCAGGTGCTCGAATGATTGCTTGATCAAGTTctcgatgaataataataataataatgtatttgttaagcgcttactatgtgccaagcactgttctaagcactagtcaTTTAGGGATGTTCATCTTGTCCAGGATCATCgcatcccattccctgcccaatctcACCGTGCTGAGGTCCGTGTTCTCATTTGGAAGCATAATAAGCATACTGAGCTCCTCACCAACATATGGGAGTTCCAGGATTTGGGTGGACACCTTTCCAATGTAGGTAAATTTAAAGGTAGCTTTCTTGTACATCATTTGAACTGGTTTTTCCTTActctaaaaagaaaataaaatcacagagTCAAAAACAGATTATTTAAAGAGGCAGACAGGAGTTCATTGTAACTTCCTAAAAATGATTATGTATGGGACCCAAATTCCGAAAGGGTCAGATGGGGAAAATATGAATTTCTGTGCTATGAAGTATTGGTACACATTTTAGCAACCACAGTCAATATTTTTCTCCACCTCATTTCTAAATCACAGCTGCATGAACATACAGAGGTTTCCCCTACCTTACTAATTTTAAAGGCCCTTTCACGGGTATTGTCTTTCTTAAACTCTTTGTCCCACTTTCCTTTGAAGTAGAGAGCGTTCACAAGAACCAGTTTGGTGAGTGGGTCAATGGATCCTGCAGATAACAGCTCTGAAATTTTTCCttgaaaagaagaaaacagaTTTGTTGCTCAGACATATGCCCTTTGCAGGAAAACAGCAAGATATTTGCAGGACTAGGATTTAAATTGTACTAAATGTAAGGATTACAACCGGAATCAAATATTGGAAGACAAATTCTTCATCATTTCTTGAGCATTCCTGGGGAGGGGCGGTTCTATTTCAGGGTGCTTAGGTGGCTTTGGTTAGATGCACTCCACCCCCCTCAGAGGTGTCcccttggagtggggagataagtcATAAAGGAAGCAGAGATTTGGTTTTTACATTGTGGAGCAGACTGCATGTAGAGCACGCTTAAACCAAACAAATATATGCCAATGGCAAGGGAAGTGTGAAATAACAGACAGTTCTgaactaatcagggaagtcttccaggAGGAAAGGCAGGTGTTCTTGTCATTGGAGGCCGATTTCAAAGCTCTCCGATGGCAGGATATAGGTTGGATGGGGGTCTACAGGTCTACAAGTCTGCAGATCTACAAAGGTTGCTTACTTGTCAAAAAGGTTCAGGAAATGGACTGAAGGAATTTCTTACCTTCAGTTTTGCCTtctacccaagcatttatgtGTTCTCTGGATTTCTCAGATTCTTGAGCAAAGTTAACCTGTTCAAGCTCTGCATTATAAAACTTGAGACAGTCTTCTTTGAAAGACTAAGACAAACAAAATACACAAACAAAAATCATAAACCCAGATGGTTTTTAATTATGATTGTGAAAGTAAAATTTCATCCCGTTACTGAGAAAACTCACATTTTCTACATGTGCAAAACTACATGCACAAATAATATTTTCACTGTATGATTTGCTCTGTTATGCAATCCTCCTCTTGGAGAGATTAACTCATAAAATGAAAGTTCACAAAATGTTTTATTATTGTAATTGAGCCAATTTTTCTGGAAATGTTTATGTCATCCAGCAATATTACCCTCCACACTTCACCATACGGCTATTATCACTCCAACTTACAGAAAGGAAATCATAGCTCTTTTCTCCAAAGAGTCTGTTGGCAgttttaagcacgtactgtgtgcccgATTTGTTAATTTCAGTGAGAAGGGCCTGCAAACCCTGGCGAAACTCTCCATCTTGGTTTAATGCAAGCACCtgttgaaaaaaagaaaattaaaacctTCAGCTCTGTCCTAATTTAAAAAACCACATACCTTTCTGCTGAAATTAACAGTCTTTTTCCTATCTTAATGCTGAAATAAAATGGTTTAAGGATAGGTTGGATTCTTGGATTCCAACAGGAAAGGGACACCACACGATGAACTATTTATCTCCATAAATAAATGGCAGTCGTCGTAACTATTGAGGCCTCgcagtgagcaaagcactgtgccaaacactgagaaaGGGATTTAGGAGCTCTCTAGGGTCCTAACATCCTCTGAAGGAGGATGCTGAAGTTGTTTCCATGGTAGCCGTGGTAGTCTCAGGGGCTGGGTGAGAGCAGTTGCCCAGCCTCACGAAGAGAGGCACGTGCCCGTCTTGCCCCATCTGTGTGGCTCAGGGATCCCGCAGGGGTCCAGTTCTTGACCTAAAACCTGCCCAGTGCCCAAGTACCCCGGCTACTCCCACTGTCCCCTCAGACAGGCAGAGGGGTCCCTTCCTTTGGAAACCGGGGGCAAGAGGGTGAGAACTGGCTTCGatcctcagctcctccttccccgTGCCATCCACCCCCAGCTCTGTGCCCGGCAGAGATCCAGAAGTGGCAGTTGTTGAAGAACTTGTGAatagctttccctccctcttcttctcctcccaatccctctttctctcctcttccttctccccaggccctgccccaccacacctaaaatgaaaagtgggaattctccccaggccctgccccaccacACCTAAAATGAAAAGTGGGAACTCTACCAGGAATCCTTGATTCCAAACCGACACACCTACCTGTGCCATCTGAGCGGAGGTATTTTTTCTTGCTCCCTGGTAGACCATGGCCAGGGCAGAAAAGATACTCAGGGGAGAATAAAACACATTTTCCTGGGGGTCTTTTTCCCCTAGAATTTTCAAAAGGTTTAAGGCGAAGGTGCTGCTGGCTGCGGTGAGAGTACTCATAGTTTGAAGTCTactataaaaaaacaacaaaaaggcgCTCTGTAAAATGCAAGGCTTAATCCGGCTTTAACCACCTATTCGTCTAGGTACCAGGGAGTAGGCTTTTTTGGACatcccaagaagcagtgtggcctaatgttaataataatcatggtatttaagtgcttactatgtgccagacactgtactaagtactgtggtagatacaagcaaattgtgctggacacaatctctgtcctgcatggggctcacagacttaatccccactttacagatgaggtaactgagacacagagaaatgaagtgacttgcccaaggccacagagcagacaagtcatggggctgggattagaacccatgaccttctgactcccaggctctatccactatgctatgccatttccctagtggaaagagcacgggcctgggagtcagaggacttgggttctaaacctggctctgccaattcctcaactgtaagtatggattcaatatctgttctccctcttacttaagactgtgagcccccgccaccccgccacccccgccccgtgggacagggactatgtctgacctaattaacttaattaccccagcatgtagaacagtgtttgacacatagtaagtgcttaacaagaaccataaaaccAACAAAGAAATCTTTAatctagcatcatcatcatccgtcCTTCTGGAGTATCCACTTTTCTGGGTGCAGAAAACTACTGGCAGTTTGGAagcaggaagcagtgtagcctagtggaaagagcacgggcctgagaatcagaggatgtgggttctaatcccagctctgatacatgtctactgtgtgaccttgggccagtcatttcacctctctgtgcctcagttatctcatctgtaaaatggagattaagacagtgagccccatgtgggacagggacagtgactatgtccaacctgactacctcctatctaccctcatatctaagtgcttataacacataaaaaaaaaatctttttttgctGCGATTTTATATGGATTTTGCTGTTCCAATAATCAGGTCTCCACCAAGCATTCATTGGCTATGAATTCAGTTGAAGAAAATACAGACTGGATTTAATCCATAATTTAAACCTTTCTGCCTTATAGAGAGTTGATTTTTCTTTTGCCTTCCCAGCTTCCTATTTAGAAGCAAACCGGGTGGTACTGTGGCTAATGATTTACCGTCATTATAAAAAGTCCAGCTCAATCCTCTCCCTTGCTCAGATAGCAATAAATCAAACTATCAATATATCTGTACATACGGAGCCTGATAACACTGAGTCAGATAGAATGACGCACACCTCTTAATTATTCACTTGAATGAGCTGGAAGCCCAGTTTGGACTGGGGTAGTGCtcatgccaggggaaaaggtttacaCGGGAAAGGATAAAAGCAGCATTATCCCACCGGCTCCACTTCCCATATTTCCAAAAAATATGTCAGTAATTTCATCTTGACACTCTCCCCATGCCCTTCTTCCATGGGTTGGCTGCTTTAAAAGCTTCTCCATAGAGCTGTTGTAAAAGTGAAACTCCAACTAAACACATGATATGACAGGGACAACCATTTGCTGGGTATTAGAGAAAAAAATGGCTTGTAAAAATAAATGACACTTTAGGAAAATCAAcgacccacccccatccctgtaGCACCTCTGCACATATGTTTTAACTATATTGCTTCCccgcatttgtaatttattctagtgtctgtctcccctactaggctgtaaactcattgagcacagggatcatgtctaccaactgtacaatactctcccaagcacttagtacagtgctctgcacataatgaagtacccaataaatacagctgatttcagagtaaagcgcttagtacagtgttttacgcataatacgtgctcaataaataccactgattgattaaagcagaggcctaggggaaagagcaagggcctgggagtcagaggacctgggttctaatcccagttttgccacttgcctgttgtataaccttggacaagctacttaacctctctgtgccttaattttctcttctgtaaaatggggattcaatactcgctctccctcctacttagacagtgggcCCACTGAGGGAAACGGGCTGTTTCTGACAtgaatatcttggatctactccaacaCTAAGGACATTCCTCAGTAGggcttaaatactgcaattattgtaattattattagtactgttaTTTTAAACCAAATTAGGATTTGGGCCTTCAAGCCTGCAAAAATAAACTAGTACTGGGTTAAAGGCATCTTTCCACAACAGCTGCAGTAAGAGTAGCTTGACGATAAAAGATGCAATAATTTCCAAGGGGCAAGTGATAGACTTAAGCTCAATTCTCTAAGGAACCGAGAGTAAAATCGAG contains:
- the LOC100074025 gene encoding serpin B6-like, producing the protein MSTLTAASSTFALNLLKILGEKDPQENVFYSPLSIFSALAMVYQGARKNTSAQMAQVLALNQDGEFRQGLQALLTEINKSGTQYVLKTANRLFGEKSYDFLSSFKEDCLKFYNAELEQVNFAQESEKSREHINAWVEGKTEGKISELLSAGSIDPLTKLVLVNALYFKGKWDKEFKKDNTRERAFKISKSKEKPVQMMYKKATFKFTYIGKVSTQILELPYVGEELSMLIMLPNENTDLSTVEKELSYEKFADWTNPDMMDSTEVEVFLPRFKLQENYDLKSVLIRLGMSDAFEEGRADFTGMSSRGDLALSTVVHQSFVEVNEEGTEAAAATGAIMMVRCAMRSPRFFADHPFLFFIRHNQTKSILFCGRVCSP